The genome window ctccagtggaggcctcgtcccgtataactctctctgaagagttgtccccgttctgtgtcacagatcgacacttgattttaggaggggactttcacatcgcgttggagggtagagaggatgtcagctcagggcattttcgccattttattcgttcctttaaacttgtggatggttttaaaacatgcaaccccagcatgctgggcttcacctggcataatagtcgcggagccagcagtcgcatcgactacattttagcttcaccccccgttgtttttgaaaaggtgtccttctccccacagtggcccactgaccacttggcagtggaggccactgcctCCATAGACGCCGCTGTATATGGGGGCgtctattggaaaatgaacctgcagatcctggaggagagcgattttagacaccttttcttcgatcacttctccgagtggcagaaggagaagcctaccttcccctctgtggccgaatggtgggagagtgtgaaggacgggatccgaaccttctccatgca of Paramormyrops kingsleyae isolate MSU_618 unplaced genomic scaffold, PKINGS_0.4 ups33, whole genome shotgun sequence contains these proteins:
- the LOC140585579 gene encoding uncharacterized protein isoform X5, with translation MLGFTWHNSRGASSRIDYILASPPVVFEKVSFSPQWPTDHLAVEATASIDAAVYGGVYWKMNLQILEESDFRHLFFDHFSEWQKEKPTFPSVAEWWESVKDGIRTFSMQYSKQRRMEKKFSILQLERRLRDEYATYNNGGMY